In Maribacter dokdonensis DSW-8, the DNA window TTTTTAATTGGATGCTCTTCTTCAGAAAGTCAAGTCAAAGAAAGCTCAGCTGAAACTACAGATACCGTTGAAACACCCGAAGAAAATATAGTACAAGAAGAATCCATCAACGGAATTATGCGAGAAATGTCGCCAAAAGAATTTGTGTTGGACATGGGTTCTGGTTGGAATTTAGGCAATACTTTAGATACTGAGGATGTAGACGTAACAGCGTGGGGAAATCCTTTGACCACACAGGCTATGATAGATGAGATCGCTGCAAAAGGATTTAAAACATTACGATTACCGGTTACTTGGAGATTTCATATCGGTGCAGCACCAGATTATTTGATAGAGCCAGATTGGTTAAATAGCGTAGAAGAAATTGCAAATTTTGCTCTAGGTAATAATATGTACGTCATCATAAATATTCATCATGATGATGAGTGGATTGTGCCTACCTATGAGAATGCCCCTTCTGTAAAAGATAGGTTGATAAAAATATGGACACAGATAGCTAATAAATTCAAACCTTATGGAGATTATGTAATTTTTGAAACATTGAATGAGCCCCGTCATGAAGGATCTCCCGAAGAATGGGAAGGTGGTACCGCAGAAGGGCGAGATGTTGTCAACCAATATCATCAGGTAAGTGTAGATGCAATTAGAGCAACTGGAGGTAATAACGCTGTTCGAAAAATTATGGTTTCTACCTATGCAGCTGGAACCGGTGAAAATGTTCTAGAAGATTATGTAATACCCAATGATGATGAAAATATTATTGTATCTATTCATAGCTATTCTCCTTATTTATTCAGTCTTGCAGGAACTGATCCAACATGGGGTACAGATGAAGATAAGACGCAGTTAACCGAAGAATTTAATATAATTCAAGCTAAGTTTGAAAGAGAAGGTAGGGCAGTAGTTATGGGTGAATGGGGATCTACTTTTTCTAATAATGAGAGTGACCGTTTGGCTCATGCCGAATATTATGCAAACCTATGCGCAGAACGCGGTATTTGTCCCATTTGGTGGGATAATGGTAATGCCAGTGAATTTGGTATCTTCAATAGAAACACATTAGAATGGGTCTATCCGGAAATTGCAGATGCTATTGTTGATGCTACGAAGTGACACAAATAGAAAGTAATAGGGAAAATGCCCACAACAACATGCCAGTTTTTCTATAAGTGTGAAAATTATTAAGTATTGCTAAAGCCTAAGGAAGGGTATTGTTGTGCTTATTGT includes these proteins:
- a CDS encoding glycoside hydrolase family 5 protein codes for the protein FLIGCSSSESQVKESSAETTDTVETPEENIVQEESINGIMREMSPKEFVLDMGSGWNLGNTLDTEDVDVTAWGNPLTTQAMIDEIAAKGFKTLRLPVTWRFHIGAAPDYLIEPDWLNSVEEIANFALGNNMYVIINIHHDDEWIVPTYENAPSVKDRLIKIWTQIANKFKPYGDYVIFETLNEPRHEGSPEEWEGGTAEGRDVVNQYHQVSVDAIRATGGNNAVRKIMVSTYAAGTGENVLEDYVIPNDDENIIVSIHSYSPYLFSLAGTDPTWGTDEDKTQLTEEFNIIQAKFEREGRAVVMGEWGSTFSNNESDRLAHAEYYANLCAERGICPIWWDNGNASEFGIFNRNTLEWVYPEIADAIVDATK